TCCGTCGCCACCGGCAGGGCCATGGCTGCCATGTGGGTGCCGCTGGTGGTGCTGGCGGCATGGCTGGCCACCGTCACCGGCGCGGCGCGAGACTCGCTGCTCAACATCTGCATGGACGCCAAGCACCACAAGAAGCAGCCGGGACCCGAGGGGAAGCTCTACGGGCAGGTGCGTCCTCACCCCAGCGGTGCCACCCGCCGTGGGGTGCCACCCGCCGCCGTGTCACCAAAGTCCCGGTGGGGGTCTCCGTCAGCCGGAGCTCTGCCGGTGGGTGACGGCTGAACCCTGCTTTCGCCTGGCGCAGTGTGTCCTCTGGAAGGATAACGCCTGTTGCACCGCCAACACCAGTATGGAAGCCCACCAAGACCAGTCCTACCTTTACAACTTCAACTGGGACCACTGCGGGGCCATGCCGGAGAAGTGCAAGCGTCACTTCATCCAGGACACGTGTCTCTACGAGTGTTCCCCCAACCTGGGGCCATGGATCGACCAGGTGGGTggacacacaccaccccccccccgccccgtcaccCGCTGGGGTTGGGGGTgaactggggtgaactggggtgaactggggTGGCGGGGCAGGCGGACAACAGCTGGCGGAAGGAGCGGATCCTGCACGTGCCGCTGTGCCGGGAGGACTGCGAGCAGTGGTGGGAGGACTGCCAGGACGCTGTCACCTGCAAGGTCAACTGGCACAAGGGCTGGAACTGGACCACAGGtcagtgatggggggggggggggggggcgcgaaATGGGGacaccccacccacccacccacccatggTTGGACCCCCCTGTGGGTCCCCAGTCACACACCCCACCCCCGTCTGGCCACAGGGGATGTGGCTTTGTCACCCCCTCCctggtgagggggctggggggggtgagggtccccatggagggggggggttgcCCACGGGGGGGGTGTGAGTGTTGCCATGGGGGGAGCAAGGGACCATATTGGAGGGGTGAGGATTGCCAGGGAGGCGGGTTTGAGGGTCCCCATCGTGGGGTGTGAGGGTCaccacgggggggggggttggtggtccccatggagggagggtgggggtccccatggaAGTGTGAGGGTCCCCATGGCGGGGTGTGAGGGTcaccatgggggggggggttggtggtcCCCATGGAAGGGTGAGGGTCCCCATGGCGGGGTGTGAGGGTCACCATGGGGGGGAGGTTGGTGGTCCCCATGGAAGTGTGAGGGTCCCCATGGCGGGGTGTGAGGGTcaccatggggggggggggggggggttggtggtcaccatggagggagggtgggggtccccatggaAGTGTGAGGGTCCCCATGGTGGGGTGTGAGGGTCAccatggaggggggggttggtggtCCCCATGGAAGGGTGCGGGTCCCCATGAGAGTGGGTTGAGGGTCCCCATGGGGGAGGGTGAGGATCCTCATTGTGGGGGGTGAGGGCCCCCATGGGTGGGGTTTGAGGGTCCCCCTGGGGGGTGCGAGTCCCCATGGGGGGGTGCTGTCCCTCGGTGTGTcacaccctccccacccccgcccggcAAAGCCACCAGCAGGACCCACCAGAACCCTCAACTGCAGCGGGTCaacaaccccccccgccccatccccaaTCCCTTTACCCCACCTCACCCcctattccccccaccccccgccccccaggcaCCAACCAGTGTCCCCAAGGCGCCATGTGCCAGAAGTTCAAGTTCGTCTTCCCCACGCCGGCGGCCCTCTGTGAGCAGATCTGGTCCCACTCCTACCGCTACACCTCCCACCGCCGCGGCAGCGCCCGCTGCATCCAGATGTGGTTCGACCCCGTCCTGGGGAACCCCAACGTCGAAGTCGCCCGCTATTACGCCAACGCtgcccccccggcctcccccgcccccccgctccccctcctgctggccctgctgccccccgtCCTGCTGGCATTGCTCTGagctggaggggctgcggggcaggagtgggcaggggGGGTGTTCAGGATACCCTGGACCCCcccatggggtgtccccaagCTCCCCAAGCCGCTGTGtccgtcccttccccccccccagcatgtGGCTGGTGAATAAATGCTCGTGCCCCACTCAGTgtcgggcggctgtggggaggtgggatgggggggggggcagtgggataGGAGAGGGGACCTGTCTTTGGGGGATGACCCCCCCTTTATCCATACTGACCTCCCCTTTATCCTTACTGACCCGGGGGGACCCCCCCTTTATCCATACCAACCCCCCCTTTACCCACACCAACCCAACCAGGCTGCGTGGCATCACCCCCCCCGAACCTCCACAGCCAGCAAAGTGGGGGGCACGGGCCTCCCTGACACTGGGGCCCCCCAAGGCTGTCCCAagtggggggggctgtggggaggagtgggcaaTGGGGGTGTCTAGGCTGCCCtggcccccccgccatggggtGTCCCCAAGCTCCCCAAGCCGCtctgtcctccccccccccccggcatgtGGCTGGTGAATAAATGCTCCTGCCCCACTCGGTGtcggggggccgtggggggggtgGATGGGTTGAGtggggcagcaggatgggaggGGGGACCCATCGCCGGGGGTTCCCACCTTTACCCGTACTGGCCCACTGGGCTGCgtgacatcccccccccgccatagTGAGGGGCATGGGGCTCCCCGCCGCTGGGACCCCCCCGAGCTGGGGCCCAGGctgtcccggggcggggggggggggtgttctgcCGGGCCGGAGCCCTCCCGGCTGCCCCACATCCCATCTTGgggggctcagctcagcccccACGTCCCCATCTGTGCCCCACGGGGGGGGCCCCTGCCCCGGCATGGCGGGGCGTGGGGTGCCCTGCTCCAGGCAAGCAGCCCCcgggccatggcggggggggggggtcgccggTTCTGGGACCCCtcgcagccccccccgcccggtGCCCACCGGTCCCGGTGCCGACTCTTGCCCTCGGCCCGCCTCGCTctccccgggccccccccggTACCTCTCGTTCCGACCCCAGAGCCCCTCCCGGTGCTTCCCTggaccccccctctccccgtgcCTCTGGATCGCCCCCGCAGCCTCCCTCGTGTTCCTCCCAgtgtggcccccccccccggcccggtaCCTCTCGTTACCCCCCCGGTGctcccccccgatgtcccccttGGTGCTCCCCCCGGTTTCCCCCGCCGTGCTCCCCCGGATGCTCCTCCCAATGTCCCCCCCGGCGCTCCCCCACTCCCCCGCCGGTACCCGCCGATGCtctccccccccagacccccccggtGGCCCCTCACTGCTCCCCCCGGACCCCCCGCGGTGCTCTCCCGGACCTCTCCGGGTGCCcgtcccggtgccccccccggaGGGCCTCGGTGCCCAtcccggtgcccccccgcccGATGTCCCCTCCGGTGCTCCCCCCGGTGCTCTCCCGGACCCCACCGTTGCCCCCTCGGTGCCCGCCCCCCGCTGCTCCTCCCGGAACCATCCGGGTGCTCATCCCGGTGCCCCCCGGTGCTCTCCCTGGTGCTCTCCCGGACCCCCCCGTTGCCCACCCCGGTGCTCCCCCCGCCGGTGCTCTGCTGGAcgcccccggtgcccccccggtaCCCCCTTGTTGCTCCCCCGGAGTCCCCCGGTGctccccccgatgtccccccgcTGCTCCCGCAAACCCCCTCCGGTCCCCCCGCGTTGctctcccggcccccccccgggtgccccccccggTCTCCCCCCCTTgtgtgccccctcccctcccgtttccccccgccccccggtgtTCCcgcccccccggtgtccccgcccaccgcggcgggagcgcggccccgcggcgcggccccggcggagcatggcgggcgcggggggcgcggggggcgcggggggggcgccgccgccgccgcctccccctccctgGTACCACCGGGACCTGAGCCGGGCCGCCGCCGAGGAGCTGCTGGCGCGGGCCGGGCGGGACGGCAGCTTCCTGGTGCGGGACAGCGAGAGCGTGGCGGGGGCCTACGCGCTCTGCCTGCTGTGagtgcgggggggcggggggggggacgcggggaagccggggggggacaccggaGGGGGCGGCGGAGGCGTCCCGGGAAGCATCGGGCAGTGGGAAAGGGGACaccggggggcactgggggtgtACCGGGGGAGCACCGACGACGTACTGGGGGGGACACCggtggggggacagcggggggggacacggggaatCGGAGGGGACACCGGAGGGGGTGGCGGAGGCGTCCCGGGGAGCgtcgcggggggggggaaaggggacaccggggggcaccgggggtgTACCGGGGGGGCATTCGGGGGAGCACCGACGACGTacggggggggacaccgagggaACCGGGGGGAACACgggagggggtggcggggaagTCCCGGGGAGCAtcgggtggggggaaaggggacaccggggggcactgggggtgtATCTGGGGGGGATCCGGGGGAGCACCGACGACGTACCGGGGAGGACAtccgggggggacaccgggggaacCGGGGGGAACacgggagggggcggcgggggcgtcccggggaGCATCGGGCAGGGGGAAAGGCGAcagcggggggcactgggggcgtATGGGGAGAGCACCGACGACGTACTGGGGGGGACATCGGAGGGGGACActggagggggcagcgggggggacaccggggagcatcgggtgggggggaaaggacaCACCGCAGGGGGAAAGGGGACACCGGGTGGCACTGGGGATGTACTGGGGGGGATCCGGGGGAGCACCGACGATGTACCGGGGGGAAAACCGGGGGGACACACCGGGGGGGACACCATAGGGGGTGGCGGGGAAGTCCCGGGGAGCAtcgggtggggggaaaggggacaccggggggcactgggggtgtACCGGGGAGGGATCCGGGGGAGCACTGATGACGTACCGGGGGGGACATCGGAGGGGGACACTGaagggggcagtgggggggacaccggggagcATTGGATGGGGGGaaaggggacactgggggggcactggaggggagCACTGTGGGGGGGGATCCGGGGGAGCACCGATGACGTAccgggggggacactgggggcaaCCAGGGGAAGGTCCTGGGGAGCATcgggctgggggaaaggggacactggggaggtACTGGAGGGGAGCACCCGGGGGGGGAGATCTGGGGGAGCACCGATGAGGTACCGGGGGGTCACCGGCAGAGGTCCAGGGAAGCACTgggggtgggggtctgggggtccatGGGAGAGGGGGGATCctggggagccgcgggggggggcgTTTGGGGACACCAAGAGGGGGGGAGTGCTTGGGGGGGATCCAGGGAAGCATCGATGAGGTACCAGGGGACACCCAGAGAGGTCCAGGGGAGCaccgggggggggtctggggaagCACTGTCGGCaccggggggggcactggaggggagCGGGTGGGGGGATCCGGGGAAGCACCGAGAAGGTATGgaggggggtcactggggggggcacccagagaGGTCTGAGAGTCTGGGGGAGATCTGGGGGGCATGGGGGTGTCCAGGGGGGCACTGTTGGCACTGGAGGGGGAGGGcacctggagaagtctggggagcactggggggggtctGAGGAGAGCACTGGAGGACATGAgtggggtgtcccggggggggcaGAGCGGGGGACACTGTCACCCagagggcagcaggcagaggggggTTGTGTCTTGGGGGGGACACACTGGCCATGGGGGTCACCGGCACTAAGGTGGGGACCGGGCATGGGGGGGCAACGGGAAGGGGGGGCTGAGGCAGTGCTGGgagtgggggtctgggggggcacagggagacCTGGGGGGCACTGACGCTACTGGAGGGCTGGCACCCgctctgggctgggtgggggtTCCAGGGGGCTGGGGCACCCACAgacggggggggtcccagggggggggtcccagcccctgccctcatGTCTGGCCGGGGGTCCTaatcctgggggggggctggctcTTTGTCTGTGGGTCACACTGGGGGGACTCGGTGGCTCCTGCGGCAACACCGGCTGGTGCCGGGACCACGGGTGGGTGCCAACagccctgggggtccctgtggtgGCCGTCCTGTGCGCGGTGACACCGGGATGGCGGCCGGGCCGTCCCCGTGGAGTAGAGCCCGTCCCCCCGGCCGTCCCCGGGGCCTCACCATCCCCTCGGTGCAGTGGCGGGGTGCCGGGGTGCTCCCGGGGTGCTCCCTGGCACCTTGATGTGGTTGGGGCGCGGTGAGGGCACCCTGAAATGAGCCTTTTCCGCTCCGTGCCAGCCCGCAGGCGCCGGTGGCCGCTGGCTTCCTACGGCAAAGGAGGGAGAAGCGGGAGCCGacctgccctggccctgggctgtgCCGCGTGCCGCGCCGGCGCAGGGCGTGCAGCCTCCGCGGTGGCACCGTCCTCCTTCCCCGGGGCCGGTGGCTCGTGCGGATTTGGTTTGCTGGCCACGCAGGCACAGGGTGGCTGTGGCCACTGGCTGCCTGCCGTCAAGCCGGGGTGGTGGGCGGCCCCGACGGCACGGCACGGGCAGAGCATGCCTCGCCCCTGTGGGTACCGGCACCCAACGGTgccggggggcacaggggggcacacaggtgggtgccggggggtcTTGGTGCCATGGTAAGGGGGATGTGGCACTGGCGTCTCCCCCCTCCTGGCCCAGTGCCGGTGGTGGGAAAGTGGCAtccccgccgcggggctggcTCAGTGGCTGGTGTCCCCCCTGTGCCGCTGGCCCGGTGGGCTTGCTGGCTCGGTGCCGCCGGCCCGGTTGTGGGTGCTGCGTGGCTGTGGCGAGGGCCGGCACCCCGCCGCAAGCCGAAGCCCAGCACGGCGATGCCATGGTGGGCAGCTGCGCCAGACCCCACGGTGGCGAGGGGCGGTGGGGGTccctggccgggctgggggcagga
Above is a window of Larus michahellis chromosome 1, bLarMic1.1, whole genome shotgun sequence DNA encoding:
- the LOC141737983 gene encoding folate receptor gamma-like → MSRARHPPPSTHHPPRAMAAMWVPLVVLAAWLATVTGAARDSLLNICMDAKHHKKQPGPEGKLYGQCVLWKDNACCTANTSMEAHQDQSYLYNFNWDHCGAMPEKCKRHFIQDTCLYECSPNLGPWIDQADNSWRKERILHVPLCREDCEQWWEDCQDAVTCKVNWHKGWNWTTGTNQCPQGAMCQKFKFVFPTPAALCEQIWSHSYRYTSHRRGSARCIQMWFDPVLGNPNVEVARYYANAAPPASPAPPLPLLLALLPPVLLALL